The proteins below are encoded in one region of Oncorhynchus nerka isolate Pitt River linkage group LG15, Oner_Uvic_2.0, whole genome shotgun sequence:
- the LOC115143426 gene encoding uncharacterized protein LOC115143426 — protein MDGVLEGAAVVCVCKLACSLLFLPMVTASLSAVSFCCNCLLLFTDLVVTTFLVVLWFTEPWLPQFSMSTDVIALRFLLFLSYIYWAVLLMTTPLVAVEMAMRLQWPQVCGGGAVDGDVDKQSKNPAPHGGVTLEVENWQSRDTDTQRVGREDQDQGSCLSHIIGFFCCLLVWAVCGICGGQGWRLEMLWVEVCLERTSSLTLCLPSLPNTVLLALGEPSWGLATVTLALLVVLTVGWGFLRRHLAHTETDPHTPTTTQTHKEEHGTDIHLPVQTLPAPRKAMKPMMSVASAPRFVDTETTWSRCSVHSPCSGNNMQLSLGHHVFLSLEFLSADRLEGHKEKKGLGDIPLTGIVEEHTDRSQHGLGRFPCLGVNIMTGLMCLLTVCVLPLNLSVNILLIRHTETMLQWSLKILM, from the exons ATGGATGGTGTGTTAGAGGGAgcagctgtggtgtgtgtgtgtaaactggcCTGCAGTCTTCTCTTCCTTCCCATGGTCACTGCTTCTCTCAGCGCAGTCAGTTTCTGCTGCAACTGCCTGCTGCTCTTCACAGACCTCGTAGTCACAA CCTTCCTGGTTGTACTCTGGTTTACAGAGCCCTGGCTACCTCAATTTTCCATGTCCACTGATGTCATCGCCCTGCGCTTCCTGCTCTTCCTCAGCTACATCTACTGGGCAGTGCTGCTGATGACCACACCTCTGGTTGCTGTGGAGATGGCCATGAGGTTGCAGTGGCCCCAAGTCTGTGGTGGCGGAGCAGTGGACGGAGACGTTGACAAACAGAGTAAAAATCCTGCACCTCACGGTGGTGTGACACTGGAGGTAGAGAACTGGCAGAGCAGGGACacagacacccagagagtagggagagaggacCAGGACCAGGGAAGTTGTCTGTCCCACATCATTGGCTTCTTCTGCTGTCTGCTGGTGTGGGCTGTCTGTGGCATCTGTGGAGGTCAGGGCTGGAGACTGGAGATGCTGTGGGTGGAGGTCTGCCTGGAGAGGACCAGCTCCCTCACTCTGTGTCTCCCTAGCCTCCCCAACACCGTCCTGCTTGCTCTGGGTGAGCCTAGCTGGGGCCTGGCCACTGTGACCTTGGCTCTCCTGGTGGTGCTGACGGTGGGCTGGGGCTTTCTCAGAAGACACCTGGCCCACACAGAGAcggacccacacacacccacaaccacacagacacacaaggaGGAACATGGTACTGACATTCACCTGCCCGTTCAAACACTCCCTGCACCACGCAAGGCTATGAAACCTATGATGTCAGTGGCGTCAGCCCCACGGTTTGTTGACACAGAGACAACATGGTCCAGATGCTCTGTTCACAGCCCATGTTCTGGGAACAACATGCAGCTGTCACTGGGTCACCATGTCTTCTTATCCCTGGAGTTTTTGTCAGCAGACAGACTAGAGGGACACAAAGAGAAAAAAGGACTAGGAGACATACCTCTCACTGGTATTGtggaggaacacacagacaggagccAGCATGGGCTCGGGCGATTTCCCTGCCTGGGGGTGAATATAATGACAGGGTTAATGTGTCTgctcactgtctgtgtgttacctcTAAACCTCAGTGTGAACATCCTACTAATCAGGCACACAGAGACAATGCTGCAGTGGAGTTTGAAGATCTTAATGTAG